A part of Bacillus rossius redtenbacheri isolate Brsri chromosome 1, Brsri_v3, whole genome shotgun sequence genomic DNA contains:
- the LOC134528328 gene encoding uncharacterized protein LOC134528328 — protein sequence MATKGDKSYCDSLFEHRKLRYDIENLKKMKETAQSEKLKLEMHKLEVMNELRLYECMLRDLKADRRTVRPEDYFNRPHVRQAAAPRAPGPGTPRSRPEADDVNREHIDIGLNTLQCMVNGEIYLTDNEENEDDEDEDEYDEEKDELSMDQNQGVF from the exons ATGGCAACTAAGGGAGACAAAAGTTATTGCGATTCACTGTTTGAGCATCGAAAGTTGAGATATGATattgaaaatctaaaaaaaatgaaagagacGGCTCAGTCTGAAAAACTGAAACTTGAG ATGCACAAGCTGGAAGTGATGAACGAGCTCCGCCTGTACGAGTGCATGCTGCGGGACCTGAAGGCCGACAGGAGGACGGTGCGGCCCGAGGACTACTTCAACCGCCCCCACGTGCGGCAGGCGGCGGCCCCCAGGGCCCCCGGCCCGGGCACCCCGCGGTCCCGGCCGGAAGCCGACGACGTCAACAGGGAGCACATAGACATCGGCCTGAACACGCTGCAGT GTATGGTGAATGGAGAAATCTATCTCACTGACAATGAAGAGAATGAAGATGATGAGGATGAAGATGAGTACGATGAAGAGAAGGACGAGTTATCGATGGACCAGAACCAAGGCGTCTTTTGA